A window of Torulaspora globosa chromosome 8, complete sequence contains these coding sequences:
- the ELC1 gene encoding elongin C (ancestral locus Anc_8.494): MSTVRLISNDNTEIEISREAASISSTLKSMLEGPFKESDGRIELPTFDSKVLQKVVEYLEYNLQYHDAADDIEDIPEFEIPTEMALELLLAADYLGI, translated from the coding sequence ATGAGCACGGTAAGGCTGATTTCCAATGATAATACCGAGATTGAGATCTCTCGAGAGGCTGcctcaatttcatcaactttgaagTCAATGTTGGAGGGTCCTTTCAAGGAAAGCGATGGCAGAATAGAACTGCCAACCTTTGACTCAAAGGTACTGCAAAAAGTTGTAGAATACCTGGAATACAACTTGCAGTATCATGATGCTGCCGACGATATCGAAGATATACCCGAGTTCGAAATACCAACCGAAATGGCACTAGAACTGTTGCTAGCAGCAGATTACCTGGGCATATAA
- the VPS16 gene encoding tethering complex subunit VPS16 (ancestral locus Anc_8.493), with the protein MKIPSFSWERLRDVFYRSRILCESKWPALDDVQYAISTTLIAIEVNEAIEIYDYQGELEATLDKKAFPDVVAFEFDENDNLIIATPNSIIMVRSWRPLNLSKCLLKDEVQDSIWDFKQSLLVTRQNQDIYRYQNHKIELICKNSGRYTLLTKEHWGSDRKKAVLLDVNHVFQLEIEDKLLSKSLQDSQWQNVVISPDGLICLYSSKFNKLQIYKDPQRILLEHSLDGVPKIIKWCGNDSIACSFTDEVRLYGPENSYVTFWYPHEISALFTEADGLKIFTEEDVRFISRVSSSTSNAFRVGSTEPAAILLDSLDLLDSNISGAIENLKIINLEKAVEDCIAAAKEEFDPHIQKQLLSAASFGKASLAYRSFDSDKFVHACDKIRLLNLLRGRAMFLTAAEFDRISLNGIIERLLVRHKHYHAIAICRLTKNLSFLPKVFSSWAITKLQLSPELEDDELLSLIKEKFFDLQTKADGHMARVAHAAFLEGRFRLARDLALLEPSTTLKISELLGLEDDNLALTVSMEARSPELTLSLLLSLRERLTTTQLIRLLTINMSNEQLYPYYNRKYHSLLYDYYRQMDQYVDLAQLLIAQAKQQGSLRAFLPQVRELYSKIPNNPLTKENTELLLRQEKLYTYQDSLSSKYGQNFIDMSLDETLSKLIDLRQERQAQDLVKRFNVTDKKFYHLKCKRLIENKLFEDLYEFAISRKSPIGYRPFYNYLKRKGYNAEAVNYVDMISGISYKQKWDLYLECKGYYEAIRLAGKEKDVLGLKELYRIVPANEPRLKAEINQIMSKL; encoded by the coding sequence ATGAAGATTCCGAGTTTCAGCTGGGAAAGATTACGAGATGTGTTTTATCGTAGTAGGATTCTATGCGAATCAAAGTGGCCTGCCCTTGACGATGTTCAGTACGCTATATCAACGACACTTATCGCAATAGAGGTTAATGAAGCTATAGAGATATATGATTACCAGggagagcttgaagctACGCTCGACAAGAAGGCCTTTCCTGACGTAGTTGCTTTCGAATTTGATGAGAATGATAACTTGATTATTGCGACGCCGAACTCAATTATAATGGTTCGCAGTTGGAGACCACTTAATCTCTCGAAATGTCTTCTGAAGGATGAAGTACAGGATTCAATATGGGATTTTAAACAGAGTTTGCTTGTAACAAGACAAAATCAGGACATCTATAGATATCAGAACCATAAAATTGAGCTAATTTGCAAGAATAGCGGGCGATACACACTACTCACAAAAGAACATTGGGGCAGCGACCGAAAAAAAGCCGTCCTTTTGGATGTAAATCATGTCTTCCAGCTCGAGATAGAGGACAAATTGCTATCGAAATCCCTTCAGGACTCGCAGTGGCAAAATGTGGTCATTTCTCCGGACGGTTTAATATGCCTCTACAGCTCAAAATTCAACAAACTACAAATATACAAGGACCCGCAGAGGATTTTGCTCGAGCACTCGTTGGATGGGGTTCCCAAAATCATCAAGTGGTGCGGTAATGACTCTATTGCCTGTTCTTTTACGGACGAGGTAAGGCTTTACGGTCCAGAAAATTCCTATGTCACATTCTGGTATCCTCATGAGATATCGGCCTTGTTCACAGAGGCTGATGGCCTTAAGATCTTtaccgaagaagatgtcagGTTCATATCTAGAGTTTCAAGTTCTACGTCAAACGCCTTCCGGGTTGGCTCAACAGAACCTGCTGCAATCTTACTGGATTCGCTGGATCTACTCGATAGTAACATATCAGGGGCAATAGAAAACCTGAAAATTATAAACCTTGAGAAGGCTGTCGAGGACTGCATTGCCGCCGCTAAGGAAGAGTTTGATCCTCACATTCAGAAGCAATTATTGAGTGCCGCTTCATTTGGTAAAGCCTCACTTGCATACAGAAGTTTTGACTCGGATAAATTCGTTCATGCTTGTGATAAAATCAGACTATTGAATCTACTGAGAGGACGAGCAATGTTTTTAACAGCGGCTGAATTTGATAGGATAAGCCTAAATGGGATAATTGAGAGACTACTTGTGCGTCACAAGCATTATCATGCAATCGCCATTTGCAGATTGACTAAAAACCTCTCCTTTTTGCCAAAGGTATTCTCGTCCTGGGCAATAACCAAATTACAGTTATCGCCAGAATTGGAGGACGATGAACTACTGTCGCTTATTAAGGAGAAATTTTTTGACTTACAGACAAAAGCTGATGGTCATATGGCTAGAGTAGCCCATGCCGCCTTTCTTGAGGGTCGTTTCCGTTTAGCCAgagatcttgctcttctggaGCCGTCTACCACCCTGAAAATATCAGAACTGCTTGGACTCGAAGATGATAATTTGGCTCTGACAGTATCTATGGAAGCCAGAAGTCCCGAGCTTACTCTTTCACTTCTTCTAAGTTTACGTGAAAGGTTAACAACAACACAGCTCATCAGACTATTGACGATCAACATGAGCAACGAACAACTATATCCATATTATAACAGAAAATATCATTCTTTGCTCTACGATTACTATCGACAAATGGACCAATATGTTGATCTGGCCCAATTGCTCATAGCTCAGGCCAAACAGCAGGGAAGTTTAAGAGCTTTTCTGCCTCAAGTGAGGGAGCTCTATAGCAAGATTCCAAATAACCCTTTGACAAAAGAGAACActgagcttcttttgagGCAGGAAAAATTATACACTTATCAGGATTCTTTGAGTTCGAAATATGGACAGAATTTCATTGATATGTCGCTTGACGAGACCCTATCcaagctcatcgatttGAGGCAGGAAAGACAAGCGCAAGACTTAGTCAAGAGGTTCAATGTGACGGACAAGAAATTTTACCATTTGAAGTGCAAACGTCTTATTGAAAATAAGTTATTTGAGGACCTGTATGAGTTCGCTATAAGCAGAAAATCTCCGATAGGTTATCGACCGTTCTACAATTATCTCAAAAGGAAGGGTTACAATGCAGAGGCCGTGAACTACGTTGATATGATATCTGGAATATCATATAAACAAAAATGGGATCTATACCTAGAATGTAAGGGTTATTACGAGGCCATACGGCTTGCAGGCAAGGAGAAGGACGTGCTAGGCCTTAAAGAACTGTACAGAATTGTCCCTGCTAATGAACCCAGATTAAAAGCGGAGATAAATCAGATAATGAGCAAACTATGA
- the CHL4 gene encoding Chl4p (ancestral locus Anc_8.492): MEEAVSAKMELEDRLIPYNDRKFVLRKLLRLPLTALGHLVIHWASKYGVESRSGFARIQASVETLQKRRVKRRILATRIILDYWPRGMYLYQLAQIDCYLLVHRPSLHYWASSTAWNAKNEKQIMHLDFDNFVQRLKEDLQTLYLCNVHSFKHPEMPLLICRVQLFDHSNKFRADPARSLDGSSSLNAPIEHQLISRSPYYIAFPLNSPNIIHSPDEDSYAKLILQSVQKIYSEREPVMLRPNQTIAVRSLEALQILQGASRHSSALGPWACYAGVSFEISPLGKIERHESMRGRRVLSSSGDLPDDSLPEAKRLRHEKAMVRFKGSREGVMKRKAYETKRFIQRIHNPDKEPSASADESEINISKYSSLIPVEKVEFTLTKDLSPASRQVSVRFKFRGKDVFGGLHELCDKELIQVEKVPGWLAGENGADSGTIINGEFINCTQKGGLL, from the coding sequence ATGGAGGAAGCAGTAAGTGCAAAaatggagctggaagaccGCTTGATCCCCTACAACGATAGAAAATTCGTGTTGCGGAAGCTACTAAGACTGCCACTGACCGCTCTTGGGCATTTGGTTATCCATTGGGCCTCGAAATATGGTGTTGAGTCGCGAAGCGGGTTTGCGCGCATTCAGGCATCCGTAGAGACGTTACAGAAGCGCAGGGTTAAGAGACGCATACTGGCAACGCGGATTATTCTGGACTATTGGCCGCGAGGCATGTATCTGTACCAGCTAGCACAGATAGATTGCTATCTATTGGTGCATCGGCCGAGTCTGCACTACTGGGCCTCCTCTACCGCATGGAATGCGAAAAATGAGAAACAGATAATGCATTTGGATTTCGACAATTTTGTCCAGAGACTGAAGGAGGACTTGCAGACGTTATATCTGTGCAATGTGCACAGCTTTAAGCATCCAGAGATGCCATTGCTCATTTGCCGAGTGCAGTTATTCGATCACAGTAACAAGTTCCGAGCAGATCCTGCACGGTCTCTTGATGGCTCTTCGTCGTTGAACGCGCCGATCGAGCATCAGCTGATCTCAAGGAGTCCTTATTATATCGCATTTCCTTTGAACTCTCCAAACATAATACACTCTCCAGATGAGGACTCTTACGCGAAATTGATACTGCAAAGTGTGCAAAAAATCTACTCTGAGAGGGAGCCCGTCATGCTAAGGCCAAATCAGACGATTGCAGTCAGATCTCTGGAGGCATTGCAGATTTTGCAGGGAGCGTCACGGCATTCAAGCGCGCTGGGACCCTGGGCCTGCTATGCAGGTGTGTCGTTTGAAATCTCGCCTTTAGGTAAGATCGAAAGGCATGAGTCAATGCGGGGTAGAAGAGTACTATCGAGTAGCGGTGATCTGCCGGATGATTCCTTGCCAGAGGCCAAAAGACTGCGACATGAGAAGGCCATGGTTCGCTTCAAAGGGTCGAGAGAGGGCGTCATGAAAAGGAAAGCATATGAGACAAAAAGATTCATTCAGCGCATCCACAATCCAGACAAGGAACCTTCAGCATCTGCAGATGAGAGCGAAATAAACATTTCCAAATATTCGTCGCTGATACCTGTTGAAAAAGTAGAGTTCACATTAACAAAGGACCTATCTCCAGCTTCTAGACAAGTTTCCGTTAGATTCAAGTTTCGTGGAAAAGACGTTTTTGGCGGTTTACATGAGCTCTGTGATAAAGAGTTGATACAGGTCGAAAAAGTGCCTGGCTGGTTGGCAGGCGAGAATGGAGCCGATTCTGGGACGATAATTAACGGGGAGTTTATTAATTGCACGCAAAAGGGCGGTCTTTTGTAG